From the Chanodichthys erythropterus isolate Z2021 chromosome 9, ASM2448905v1, whole genome shotgun sequence genome, the window tgatcccagacgaggagtaagagtcttatctaaagaaaccatcgctcattttctaaaaaaaagttacaattttatacattttaaccataaatgctcatcttgaacaagctatcttttttattagtattctagcagtgtagacactgctaagtgtgtTACTGCCCTCCttaggtcaaagtttgaactaaattgtcatatacaatattctagtgcaagtatataacaattagttcaagatgagcatttatggttaaaatgtataaaaaaaaaaaaaactttagaaaatgagtgatgtttTCTCTAGATAaaacccttatttctcatctgggatcatgtagatcTCTTTGAAGCTTAActctaattttgaccttcatccgtttgggctccattgaagtccactatatggagaataatcctggaatgttttcatcaaaaaccttaatttcttttcgactgaagaaagaaagtcaggaacatcttggatgacatgggggtgagtaaattatcagggaactttaatttgaaagtgaactaatcctttaaccaacTGAAATGGAAACTTTAGAAGACAAAATAATGCGCATGATTTCAATCTCAACTTTTTATTTGCATGTGGCTGCAAATCTCACCAAATAGTACTGTAGGGGATTTGGCCAGATGTCGTCTTTAATGACTTCGCCCAACTCGTCCGCCCCTGAATCGGCGTGATCGGTAAACCAGGTGAAGAAACTCTCAGGTTCTTCATGTTGCCTCTTCTTGCCCGCTTTACTCTGTGTCTGACTGGCCCGACTTGTGAGATCCTGCAAAAGAATTAAAAGGTTTCAGAATTAAAAGCACAAGAGTTAAGAACTCtttaacaaacaaacatcatCCATACTTTTCCGGGTTTCCATTTGATCTCTGTCGACTTTGAGGTTGGGTCTCCACTTTCGTTCAGGTGAATTTCTTTGGAGAGGACTTTGTTCTCGAAATACATGTTTTCATCGAAATACTAAAACGCAACAGAAGAGATGGTGAGTTATGAAAACAAAAGCTCTTAAGCTACAAAAATCACTTTTTCAACCACTTACAAAATCTATTCTGTAGCCGGATTTGATGTCTTCAAACTCTGTGACCTCTACTCTGGTCAGATAGTGAAGCGCCTCCTCGTCCTCCTCCCCAAGAAGAGCTGAGACTACAAAACCAAACAATATTACTCATTGAACACAGTGTAAAGCAAGTACAAGAGTTTGCACAGGATCTTACCTTGTGGGTGGTTGACAAATGTTGTGACCCAAAAGTTGGGGATTTTAGCGATGAGTTCCGACCTCTTCTGGAAAAACGGCTGGCGGAGTTTGTTGTATTTCTGTTCAACTTTGAGAATTTCCTCACTCGCCTGCTCATTCAGTCTGGACGAGAtcagaaattaaaattatatccaTTCACAAGCATTACCGCGGTAATGaattgaagacttcagatgcaaaagccatTGAAATTCttataaaaatgcacatttttatcaagcttgtatgtttacgTTTAGTTATTTGACTTTAaaggcaatgaaaaggacctattaaagTGAAactactgaacctaaacatatgagcttgataaaaagactcattttagaagaaaattgtAGATCTCAAGTCTTCAATTTATACCGCGATACTGAATCTATACCGCGGTATAATTAATGCGTTCAATCATACCTGTCAATTTCATTCTGTACTTCATCAATGTGCTCGATGGCTTCTTGTTGTTCTTTttctaaacaaatagaaaggaataaaaaaaaaatacaattaaacgCAAAGCAGCACATTACATACGTTCCTCGTGTTTAAACCGTAATAAACTACTGCAAGACTACCAAATTCGCACGCGTTTCAACGCTTACAAAACACATCAATGCATAATTTCCTAAAAACAACCGTATTATTAACAATACATTTTCTGTGACGCGAATACAATCCGATGCATTGAACTCAGAGGGAGCCGCGCAGATGCCGCGTGGTTTAAATGTGCACCGAATCGCTCGCGCTGCACCTGCTTCCGTCGCGAGTCCAATATCACCTGAGCGTCTAAAGTCGCTTCAGCCTTAATTTCCATTATCATTCACCCTTTAAAGTGCATAAACAACCATTAGTTTGTGGTACATCATGGCGGAGACGTGGCTCGGCTAAGCTAAAGCTAAAGCACAACAACAATAAAGCAGCGCGCGGACGCTTCCGCTTCGCATGTTTCACGCTCTTTAACCGCATGCGTTTCTTCGAAAAATACATTTGGGAGCATTGTAAAACAAACTCTCgcgcttttaatttttttccccctttttaaaacaatgtttttttgtttgtgctCAAATGGGGCTTTGTGGCGCGCTTACGGCCAGAAATCAAACATGGCCTCCGCCGCCGGCTGCTGCCGTCCCTCCGAGAACATCCAACCAGACCCACGGCCAATCACAAGCACTGCACACCGCCACTGTCTACATCAACGAGTCATACGCGAGCTGCTGCTAATTAACTAGCGAAAATAGCGAATAAAAGCTCTCTGGCGAGAGAAGAGAAAGTGAAAATGGCCGCCGATCGTTCTCGCTTACCCGAGGTCTCGTCCCCGCCGTCGTGGTTGGAGTTCAGTTCCTTTTTACTGACTTTAGCCGCTGAAGCAGACATGATTTCACTGATCACGAAGAGAGGAGTTTTCAGTGAGAATCAAGCGAATTTTAAACTCGTTGAGGTAGAAGATCGTCCTCCTTGAAGTCTGTTTCTGTAGACTGTGATAGGACAAGAACAGAAATGAGTGAGCCCGCGCTGCTCCACACACAAACTTACAGCAACGCAGATTCTCACGCGCTCTCTTTCGGACAGAACGCGCCCCACACGAGCTCGAAAAATCAACTCCGCCCCTTCCAGAACAACCCGCCGAGCTCGACGTTGGTCTCCGGAGCTGGCCTCTGATTGGGCGGTGGCATGGGAGGCGGGGCGGTGCGTGGAACCGCCACAAAAAGGGCGGGATTTTAACGAAGCTCTCATAACAGGTCATTTGAATGTAGTTAAAATGGTGCTAGACAACACAGGAGTgtgtttaaaggtgcaatatgtaagatttttgcagtaaaatatccaaaaaccactaggacggtgttatatattttgttcacttcagtatcccaaatgtttgcaactattgaGAGAAAATTctaattttaaagggttagttcgcccaaaaatgaaaattctgtcattgattGCTCccgctcatgtcgttccacactaatcttcggaacacaaattaagatatttttgatgaaatctgatggctcagtgaggcctgcaatgacatttcctctctcaagatccattaatgtactaaaaacatttaaatcatttcatgtgagtacagtggttcaatcttaatattataaagcgatgagaatatttttggtgcgccaaaaaaaccaaaataacgacttatatagtgatggctgattaacaaaacactgcttcaggaagcttcagagcgttatgaatcagcgtgtcggtggtttgacacgcgatccgaatcatgatttgataagctgattcataaagcttattttgggttttttggcacaccaaaaatattctcatcactttatctccatcatacaatatgttttaaatgaattgcatgcgatttatcaacacaagcacaatccagcatttaatatgatattgtaaaagggatctatcttactgcagtgtgtaacagtgtctcacagcagccgccgagcgaacgctcagagtaacgttataatatcattttcaacacactcaaatgtatctattatgataaacagagctgcgtttcctcatactcatgaccggaaaagcagaagcggcgccggcgactgtgtcagaataaaagtcccgctgctcgtgaggcgtgtgttgatcaatcgctccagctcctcgttcagctccacaacactcactcctgctctgcttcacactacagtaacgttaataatcacatccatgaacatgatttcttcccgagtcctatcccgattgtTTCCACCAGCTGTGAAATTAAGAAATGGGCTACAAGCCACAAAATGGGTTCTTAACCTTTGACCCCAAGGCCCCCCATTGTCTACAATATTCAAAGTTTTATAGctaaaagaatttaaaaaatatttttactcacAATTTCTACTTAATAATGAggggaattaaaataaatgtctggATTTCTAGctcattttaatgtgttttaaaatgtacCCTTTAATACTTAATTTTAAATCATCGTTAAGTCTCACAAATCCAAGTTTGTAGTTCATTTCAAGACAGACATGGCTGAAAGTGTTTTAGTAATCACTCACTTCGTTCAGTGAAGTATTTGTTCTAGCTTAGAAAATCATTAATTTGTGAGTCAATAAACATTGTgtgcaaaagtttatttattcacatataaaagTAACGTCACAAACCAATTAAAACTCTTGAGAACGATACAAACAGTCCCTCATTACGTGATCAGAACCATGTCACAGATGCACATTATGCAACTAATGAGTAGAAAATAGTTTAGAAAACTGACTTTATCTTAAAAACAAGGAAAACTAGAAAGTTTTAAAAGCTTCCTAACAAGTTTtatcatgttgttagcatgtcttagcattattttgcattttgttaacatgttatAGTACACTGCTTAGTACATGAATTAGCACGTCACAAACATTTTGACGTGTTGCTAGCATGAGTTAGCATATCTTACTgaattgctaacatgttttaacattttgctaacatgaataaacatgttgttaaaatgttttaaaattttgctaacatgtttgAACACATTGCTAATGTTTTAACATGTCGCGAGGATGAGTGTGTCGTTTTAACACACTGTTAACataaattagcatgttgctagcatgttttaacactgctagcatattttaacacattaatgtttttatatgttgcAAACATGGAGTATGTTGCTAGCATCCTTTTTatcacattgctaacatgatttagcattGGTGTtatcatgttttaacacattgctaacatgaattagcatgctggtaacatgatttaacatgttgctaacatgttttaacacattgctaatgttttaacatgttattaACATGTTGCAAGCATGACGTTTTAACAcagttaacatgaattagcatgttttaacacattgttaacatgaattagcatgttgtttgCATGTTTTAACACGCTGCTAATGTTTTAACCTGTTGTTAAAATGGTGCAAGCATGAAAGAGAACGTTGTA encodes:
- the seta gene encoding SET nuclear proto-oncogene a encodes the protein MSASAAKVSKKELNSNHDGGDETSEKEQQEAIEHIDEVQNEIDRLNEQASEEILKVEQKYNKLRQPFFQKRSELIAKIPNFWVTTFVNHPQVSALLGEEDEEALHYLTRVEVTEFEDIKSGYRIDFYFDENMYFENKVLSKEIHLNESGDPTSKSTEIKWKPGKDLTSRASQTQSKAGKKRQHEEPESFFTWFTDHADSGADELGEVIKDDIWPNPLQYYLVPDMEDEEGEGEDEEEDEEGLDDIDEEGEDDGEEEEDDDGEDDDGEDD